A single window of Salvia splendens isolate huo1 chromosome 6, SspV2, whole genome shotgun sequence DNA harbors:
- the LOC121808374 gene encoding 40S ribosomal protein S15-like: protein MADVNPDVTAAQPKKRTFKKFSFKGVDLDALLDMPIDELVKLLNARARRRFQRGLNRKPMALIKKLRKAKLEAPAGEKPALVRTHLRNMIIVPEMIGSVLGVYNGKTFNPVEIKPEMIGHYLAEFSISYKPVKHGRPGIGATHSSRFIPLK, encoded by the exons ATG GCTGACGTTAATCCAGATGTCACCGCGGCGCAGCCTAAGAAGAGGACGTTCAAGAAGTTCAGTTTCAAGGGTGTCGATCTCGATGCGCTCCTTGATATGCCCATTGATGAGCTCGTCAAGCTCTTGAACGCTCGCGCAAGGCGAAG GTTCCAGAGGGGTTTGAACAGGAAGCCAATGGCTTTGATCAAGAAGCTGCGAAAGGCT AAACTTGAAGCTCCTGCTGGTGAAAAGCCTGCCCTTGTCAGAACCCACCTCAGGAACATGATCATTGTCCCTGAGATGATCGGGAGCGTCCTTGGGGTATACAATGGCAAGACCTTCAATCCAGTTGAAATCAAGCCTGAGATGATTGGTCATTATCTTGCTGAGTTCTCGATTTCATACAAGCCTGTCAAGCACGGTAGACCTGGTATCGGTGCCACACACTCGTCGAGGTTTATTCCTCTTAAGTGA